The sequence GGTCGTCGGCCGCCACGACCCCGTGTTGCCGCCGCGCGCGGTGCCCGTCGTGGAGGCGATGCTCTGGGTGACGGTGCTCGACTTCATGCTGCTCGCGGGGCGCATCAACCCGGACAGGTTGGACGGGCGCGTGGGAGAGTACGACACCGAGTACCACCCGAACAGTCCGGAGAACGAGTAGCGTCGAAGCGCTCGGCGCTCTTAGCGTCCGGTCGCCGTGACTGATATTTCTAGTGACCGGACGACGAATACATTTGTAAACAAGGAACTCGGTTCGTAGTTGTAAACGACCGCAAATTCCGGCAACCGACGGGCGATTCTGCAATTCTTCATAATCATTCTATGACAACCTATAGCAAAGACTTTACTTCGACGCTGGCTACAATCGCACACTGGCGGCCCGACACGGGCCAGGACTCAAATATGACTAACGACGAACTTATCTGGCGAATCGCAGGGGGGTCCGGGGACGGGATCGCCTCGACGAGCCAGAACTTCGCAAAGGCCCTGATGCGCTCGGGCCTCAACGTTTTCACGCATCGACACTACCCGTCGCGGATTCGCGGCGGTCACACGTACACCGAGATTCGGGCCTCCGCCGACCCCGTCAAGTCCCGCGGGGACGGCTACAACTTCCTGCTGGCGCTGGGCGACTCGTTCGCCCGGAACCCCCAGCAGAACGCCTACTACGGCAACGAGGAGATCAAACCGCTCTCGGAGAACCTGGACGAACTCCGCGAGGGCGGCGTCATCATCTACGACTCCGGCCTGCTCGACGCGTCGGAGATAGAGGACTTCGACGAGCGCGTCGAGGAGAACAACTGGCACGTCTACGACCTCGACCTGCGCACGATGGCCCGCGAACACGGCCGCGAGGTCATGCGCAACACCGCCGGCGTCGGCGCGACCTGCGCGCTCGCGGACATCGACCTCGAGTGGATCGAGGAGCTGATGACCGACGCGATGCCGGAGAAGATTCTCGAGCCGAACCTCGAAATCCTTCACGAGGCGTACGACATGGTCGAAGAGGAGTACGATGTCGACGCCCACGACGTGAAGATTCCCGAGGGCGAGCACGACGAGGAGCAGGTGCTCATGTCCGGGTCGGACGCCATCGCCTACGGCGCCATCGACGAGGGCTGCCGCTTCATCGCGGGCTACCCGATGACGCCGTGGACCGAGGTGTTCACCATCATGACGCAGAACCTGCCCGAACTCGGCGGCATCTCCGAGCAGGTCGAAGACGAGATCGCGGCGGCGGCGCTCGCGCTCGGCGCGAGCCACGCGGGCGTGAAAGCCATGTCCGGCTCCTCGGGCGGCGGCTTCGCGCTGATGTCCGAACCGCTCGGCCTCGCGGAGATGACCGAGACGCCCGTCGTCCTCGTTGAGGCGATGCGCGCCGGTCCGTCGACCGGGATGCCGACGAAACCCGAGCAGGGCGACCTCGAACACGTCCTGTACACCTCGCAGGGCGACTCCCACCGCATCGTGTTCGCGCCCGGCACGGTCACCGAGGCGTACACGCAGACGCGGAAAGCGTTCAAAATCGCCTACGAGTACCAGATTCCGAGCATCGTGCTCTACGACCAGAAGCTCGGCGGCGAACTCGTGAACGTCCCGGCGAGCCACTTCGACGAGGACCCGAACCCGTCGCTCGGGTCGACGCTCACCGAGGAGGAGATCGCCGACGCGCCGCACGACGAGTCCGGCAAGTTCTCGCGGTTCCGCTACGACACGCCCGAGGACAACGGCGTCGCGCCGCGGTCGATCCCCGGTCAGAAGGGCGGTCGCTTCCTCGCCACCGGTAACGAGCACATGCCGGAGGGCCACATCAGCGAGTCGCCCGAGAACCGCGTGTTCCAGATGGACAAACGGATGCGCAAACTCGAAGCCATCCGCGAGGAACTCGACGGCGACGGCGTCAACAACACGCTCCACGGCGAGGAAGACGCGCAGTACGGCTTCCTCACCTTCGGGAGCTCCCAGGGCACCGTCGAAGAGGCGGTCGACCGCCTCAACGACGCGGGCCACTCGGTGAAGTCGCTCGGCGTCAGCGAGATGGCGCCGTATCCGGTCGAGCAGGTGAAGGAGTTCATCGAGAGCGTCGACGAGGTGCTCGTCGTCGAGATGAACGCCTCCGCGCAGTTCCGCGGACTGACCCAGAAGGAGATCGGACAGTACGGCGAGAAGCTCTCGAGTCTCCTGAAGTACAACGGAAACCCCTTCGAGCCCGAAGACATCGTCGAGGGCTTCGAGGTGAACATCGTCGAAAACGACGACCATCCCCACACGCGAACGAAGTTCGTACCAGCAGCGGGTGACTAATCATGAGTGCATTCAGCGCAATCGGAGAAGGCAAAGAAATCGACCGCAACGACTACACGCCCGGACTCGAACCGCAGGCCACGTGGTGTCCCGGCTGTGGTGACTTCGGCGTCCTGAAGGCGCTGAAGGGCGCGGCCGCGGAGCTCGGCAAGTCGCCCGACGAGATGCTGCTCGTCACGGGTATCGGCTGCTCGGGGAAGCTCAACAGCTACTTCGAGAGCTACGGCTTCCACACCATCCACGGCCGCTCGCTGCCGATCGCTCGCGCGGCGAAGCTCGCCAACCCTGGCGTCGAAGTCGTCGCCGCCGGCGGCGACGGTGACGGCTACGGGATCGGCGGCAACCACTTCATGCACAGCGCGCGCGAGAACCACGACATGACGTACATCGTGTTCAACAACGAGATCTTCGGCCTCACGAAGGGCCAGACCTCGCCGACGAGCCCGATGGGCCACAAGTCGAAGACGCAGCCGCACGGCAGCGCCAAGCAGCCGCTCCGGCCGCTGTCGCTGTCGCTGACCTCCGGCGCGTCGTACATCGCGCGCACCGCCGCGGTCAACCCGAACCAGGCGAAAGACATCATCGTCGAGGCGATGGAGCACGACGGCTTCTCGCACGTCGACTTCCTCACCCAGTGTCCGACGTGGAACAAGGACGCCCGGCAGTACGTCCCGTACATCGACGTTCAGGACTCCGAGGACTACGACTTCGACAACACCGACCGCCGCGAGGCGGCGGAGATGATGCACGAGACCGAGGACGCCCTCCACGAGGGGAAAGTCCTCACGGGCCGCTACTACGTCGACA is a genomic window of Haloprofundus halophilus containing:
- a CDS encoding 2-oxoacid:acceptor oxidoreductase subunit alpha, which produces MTNDELIWRIAGGSGDGIASTSQNFAKALMRSGLNVFTHRHYPSRIRGGHTYTEIRASADPVKSRGDGYNFLLALGDSFARNPQQNAYYGNEEIKPLSENLDELREGGVIIYDSGLLDASEIEDFDERVEENNWHVYDLDLRTMAREHGREVMRNTAGVGATCALADIDLEWIEELMTDAMPEKILEPNLEILHEAYDMVEEEYDVDAHDVKIPEGEHDEEQVLMSGSDAIAYGAIDEGCRFIAGYPMTPWTEVFTIMTQNLPELGGISEQVEDEIAAAALALGASHAGVKAMSGSSGGGFALMSEPLGLAEMTETPVVLVEAMRAGPSTGMPTKPEQGDLEHVLYTSQGDSHRIVFAPGTVTEAYTQTRKAFKIAYEYQIPSIVLYDQKLGGELVNVPASHFDEDPNPSLGSTLTEEEIADAPHDESGKFSRFRYDTPEDNGVAPRSIPGQKGGRFLATGNEHMPEGHISESPENRVFQMDKRMRKLEAIREELDGDGVNNTLHGEEDAQYGFLTFGSSQGTVEEAVDRLNDAGHSVKSLGVSEMAPYPVEQVKEFIESVDEVLVVEMNASAQFRGLTQKEIGQYGEKLSSLLKYNGNPFEPEDIVEGFEVNIVENDDHPHTRTKFVPAAGD
- a CDS encoding thiamine pyrophosphate-dependent enzyme; translated protein: MSAFSAIGEGKEIDRNDYTPGLEPQATWCPGCGDFGVLKALKGAAAELGKSPDEMLLVTGIGCSGKLNSYFESYGFHTIHGRSLPIARAAKLANPGVEVVAAGGDGDGYGIGGNHFMHSARENHDMTYIVFNNEIFGLTKGQTSPTSPMGHKSKTQPHGSAKQPLRPLSLSLTSGASYIARTAAVNPNQAKDIIVEAMEHDGFSHVDFLTQCPTWNKDARQYVPYIDVQDSEDYDFDNTDRREAAEMMHETEDALHEGKVLTGRYYVDSDRPSYQEEKQRIGEMPEEPLAERYFDDSYEWERSYDQFLDKHK